Proteins encoded within one genomic window of Lagenorhynchus albirostris chromosome 9, mLagAlb1.1, whole genome shotgun sequence:
- the RPS6KA4 gene encoding ribosomal protein S6 kinase alpha-4 isoform X4, translating to MKVLRKAALVQRAKTQEHTRTERSVLELVRQAPFLVTLHYAFQTDAKLHLILDYVNGGEMFTHLYQRQYFKEAEVRVYGGEIVLALEHLHKLGIIYRDLKLENVLLDSEGHVVLTDFGLSKEFLTEEVSEGQSRPPAPPCGPSLPGSRFTPGSAFLGGAEKERTFSFCGTIEYMAPEIIRSKSGHGKAVDWWSLGILLFELLTGASPFTLEGERNTQAEVSRRILKCSPPFPPRIGPVAQDLLQRLLCKDPKKRLGAGHQGAQEVKNHPFFQGLDWAALAARKIPAPFRPQIRSELDVGNFAEEFTRLEPVYSPPGSPPPGDPRIFQGYSFVAPSILFDHNNAVMTDVLEASIAGDRPGRAALARSAMMQDSPFFQQYELDLREPALGQGSFSVCRRCRQLQNGQEFAVKILSRRLEANTQREVAALRLCQSHPNVVKLHEVHQDQLHTYLVLELLQGGELLEHIRKKRHFSESEASQILRSLVSAVSFMHEEAGVVHRDLKPENILYADDTPGAPVKIIDFGFARLRPQSPAGPMQTPCFTLQYAAPELLAQQGYDESCDLWSLGVILYMMLSGQVPFQGASGQGGQSQAAEIMRKIREGRFSLDGEAWRGVSEEAKELVRGLLTVDPTKRLKLEGLRGSSWLQDGSARSSPPLRTPDVLESSGPAVRSGLNATFLAFNRGKREGFFLKSVENAPLAKRRKQKLRSAATSRRVSPVPAVPGRAPAAKGAPRRANGPLPPS from the exons ATGAAGGTGCTGCGCAAGGCGGCGCTGGTGCAGCGAGCCAAGACGCAGGAGCACACGCGCACGGAGCGCTCCGTGCTGGAGCTGGTGCGCCAGGCACCCTTCCTGGTCACGCTGCACTACGCCTTCCAGACGGACGCCAAGCTGCACCTCATCCTGG ACTATGTGAACGGCGGCGAAATGTTCACCCACCTGTACCAGCGCCAGTACTTCAAGGAGGCTGAGGTGCGCGTGTATGGGGGCGAGATCGTGCTGGCCCTGGAACACCTGCACAAG CTGGGCATCATCTACCGAGATCTGAAGCTGGAGAACGTGCTCCTGGACTCCGAGGGCCATGTCGTCCTCACGGACTTCGGGCTTAGCAAGGAGTTCCTGACAGAGGAGGTGAGTGAAGGGCAGTCTCGGCCTCCTGCACCCCCGTGCGGGCCGTCCCTTCCCGGCTCCCGCTTCACGCCTGGCTCTGCGTTTCTTGGGGGCGCAGAG AAAGAGCGGACCTTCTCCTTCTGTGGCACCATCGAGTACATGGCCCCCGAGATTATCCGCAGCAAGTCGGGCCACGGCAAG GCTGTGGACTGGTGGAGCCTAGGCATCCTGCTCTTCGAGCTGCTGACGGGGGCCTCGCCCTTCACCCTGGAGGGCGAGAGGAACACGCAGGCAGAGGTGTCTCG ACGGATCCTGAAgtgctcccctcccttccccccccggATCGGGCCAGTGGCACAGGATCTACTGCAGCGGCTGCTTTGCAAGGACCCCAAGAAGCGGCTGGGTGCAGGACACCAGGGGGCGCAGGAAGTTAAGAACCACCCCTTCTTCCAG GGTCTGGATTGGGCTGCTCTGGCTGCCAGGAAGATTCCAGCCCCATTCCGACCCCAGATCCGCTCAGAGCTGGATGTGGGCAACTTTGCAGAGGAATTTACCCGGCTGGAGCCTGTCTACTCACCCCCTGGAAGCCCCCCACCTGGGGATCCTCGCATCTTCCAG GGATACTCCTTCGTGGCACCGTCCATCCTGTTTGACCACAACAACGCGGTGATGACCGATGTGCTGGAAGCGTCTATTGCTGGAGACCGGCCTGGCAGGGCAGCGTTGGCCAGGAGCGCCATGATGCAG GACTCGCCCTTCTTCCAGCAGTACGAACTGGACCTGCGGGAACCCGCGTTGGGCCAGGGTAGCTTCTCCGTGTGTCGCCGCTGCCGCCAGCTACAGAACGGCCAGGAGTTCGCGGTCAAAATCCTCAGCCGCAG gctgGAGGCGAACACGCAGCGCGAAGTGGCCGCCCTGCGGCTGTGCCAGTCGCACCCCAACGTGGTGAAGCTGCACGAAGTGCATCAGGACCAG CTGCACACGTACCTGGTCCTGGAGCTACTGCAGGGTGGGGAGCTGCTGGAGCACATCCGCAAGAAGCGGCACTTCAGCGAGTCCGAGGCGAGCCAGATCCTGCGCAGCCTCGTGTCGGCCGTGAGCTTCATGCACGAGGAGGCGGGGGTGGTGCATCGCGACCTCAAGCCCGAG AACATCCTGTACGCCGATGATACGCCCGGAGCCCCGGTGAAGATCATCGACTTCGGGTTCGCGCGTCTGCGCCCGCAGAGCCCAGCGGGGCCCATGCAGACACCCTGCTTTACGCTGCAGTACGCGGCCCCCGAGCTGCTGGCGCAGCAGGGCTACGACGAGTCCTGCGACCTCTGGAGCCTCGGCGTCATTCTG TACATGATGCTGTCAGGCCAGGTCCCCTTCCAGGGGGCCTCAGGCCAGGGCGGGCAGAGCCAGGCGGCGGAAATAATGCGCAAGATCCGCGAGGGGCGCTTCTCCCTTGACGGGGAGGCCTGGCGAGGCGTGTCCGAGGAAGCCAAGGAGCTGGTCCGAG GGCTCCTGACTGTGGACCCCACCAAGCGGCTGAAGCTCGAGGGACTGCGGGGCAGCTCGTGGCTGCAGGACGGCAGCGCGCGCTCCTCGCCTCCGCTACGGACGCCGGACGTGCTGGAGTCCTCGGGGCCAGCTGTGCGCTCCGGGCTCAACGCCACCTTTCTG GCGTTCAATCGGGGCAAACGCGAGGGTTTCTTCTTGAAGAGCGTGGAAAACGCGCCGCTGGCCAAGCGGCGGAAACAGAAGCTGCGGAGCGCCGCCACATCCCGCCGCGTCTCCCCCGTGCCCGCCGTCCCGGGCCGGGCACCCGCCGCCAAGGGAGCCCCCCGACGAGCCAACGGTCCCCTGCCCCCCTCCTAG
- the RPS6KA4 gene encoding ribosomal protein S6 kinase alpha-4 isoform X5, which produces MAPEIIRSKSGHGKAVDWWSLGILLFELLTGASPFTLEGERNTQAEVSRRILKCSPPFPPRIGPVAQDLLQRLLCKDPKKRLGAGHQGAQEVKNHPFFQGLDWAALAARKIPAPFRPQIRSELDVGNFAEEFTRLEPVYSPPGSPPPGDPRIFQGYSFVAPSILFDHNNAVMTDVLEASIAGDRPGRAALARSAMMQDSPFFQQYELDLREPALGQGSFSVCRRCRQLQNGQEFAVKILSRRLEANTQREVAALRLCQSHPNVVKLHEVHQDQLHTYLVLELLQGGELLEHIRKKRHFSESEASQILRSLVSAVSFMHEEAGVVHRDLKPENILYADDTPGAPVKIIDFGFARLRPQSPAGPMQTPCFTLQYAAPELLAQQGYDESCDLWSLGVILYMMLSGQVPFQGASGQGGQSQAAEIMRKIREGRFSLDGEAWRGVSEEAKELVRGLLTVDPTKRLKLEGLRGSSWLQDGSARSSPPLRTPDVLESSGPAVRSGLNATFLAFNRGKREGFFLKSVENAPLAKRRKQKLRSAATSRRVSPVPAVPGRAPAAKGAPRRANGPLPPS; this is translated from the exons ATGGCCCCCGAGATTATCCGCAGCAAGTCGGGCCACGGCAAG GCTGTGGACTGGTGGAGCCTAGGCATCCTGCTCTTCGAGCTGCTGACGGGGGCCTCGCCCTTCACCCTGGAGGGCGAGAGGAACACGCAGGCAGAGGTGTCTCG ACGGATCCTGAAgtgctcccctcccttccccccccggATCGGGCCAGTGGCACAGGATCTACTGCAGCGGCTGCTTTGCAAGGACCCCAAGAAGCGGCTGGGTGCAGGACACCAGGGGGCGCAGGAAGTTAAGAACCACCCCTTCTTCCAG GGTCTGGATTGGGCTGCTCTGGCTGCCAGGAAGATTCCAGCCCCATTCCGACCCCAGATCCGCTCAGAGCTGGATGTGGGCAACTTTGCAGAGGAATTTACCCGGCTGGAGCCTGTCTACTCACCCCCTGGAAGCCCCCCACCTGGGGATCCTCGCATCTTCCAG GGATACTCCTTCGTGGCACCGTCCATCCTGTTTGACCACAACAACGCGGTGATGACCGATGTGCTGGAAGCGTCTATTGCTGGAGACCGGCCTGGCAGGGCAGCGTTGGCCAGGAGCGCCATGATGCAG GACTCGCCCTTCTTCCAGCAGTACGAACTGGACCTGCGGGAACCCGCGTTGGGCCAGGGTAGCTTCTCCGTGTGTCGCCGCTGCCGCCAGCTACAGAACGGCCAGGAGTTCGCGGTCAAAATCCTCAGCCGCAG gctgGAGGCGAACACGCAGCGCGAAGTGGCCGCCCTGCGGCTGTGCCAGTCGCACCCCAACGTGGTGAAGCTGCACGAAGTGCATCAGGACCAG CTGCACACGTACCTGGTCCTGGAGCTACTGCAGGGTGGGGAGCTGCTGGAGCACATCCGCAAGAAGCGGCACTTCAGCGAGTCCGAGGCGAGCCAGATCCTGCGCAGCCTCGTGTCGGCCGTGAGCTTCATGCACGAGGAGGCGGGGGTGGTGCATCGCGACCTCAAGCCCGAG AACATCCTGTACGCCGATGATACGCCCGGAGCCCCGGTGAAGATCATCGACTTCGGGTTCGCGCGTCTGCGCCCGCAGAGCCCAGCGGGGCCCATGCAGACACCCTGCTTTACGCTGCAGTACGCGGCCCCCGAGCTGCTGGCGCAGCAGGGCTACGACGAGTCCTGCGACCTCTGGAGCCTCGGCGTCATTCTG TACATGATGCTGTCAGGCCAGGTCCCCTTCCAGGGGGCCTCAGGCCAGGGCGGGCAGAGCCAGGCGGCGGAAATAATGCGCAAGATCCGCGAGGGGCGCTTCTCCCTTGACGGGGAGGCCTGGCGAGGCGTGTCCGAGGAAGCCAAGGAGCTGGTCCGAG GGCTCCTGACTGTGGACCCCACCAAGCGGCTGAAGCTCGAGGGACTGCGGGGCAGCTCGTGGCTGCAGGACGGCAGCGCGCGCTCCTCGCCTCCGCTACGGACGCCGGACGTGCTGGAGTCCTCGGGGCCAGCTGTGCGCTCCGGGCTCAACGCCACCTTTCTG GCGTTCAATCGGGGCAAACGCGAGGGTTTCTTCTTGAAGAGCGTGGAAAACGCGCCGCTGGCCAAGCGGCGGAAACAGAAGCTGCGGAGCGCCGCCACATCCCGCCGCGTCTCCCCCGTGCCCGCCGTCCCGGGCCGGGCACCCGCCGCCAAGGGAGCCCCCCGACGAGCCAACGGTCCCCTGCCCCCCTCCTAG
- the RPS6KA4 gene encoding ribosomal protein S6 kinase alpha-4 isoform X1: MGDEDEDEGCAVELQITEANLTGHEEKVGVENFQLLKVLGTGAYGKVFLVRKAGGHDAGKLYAMKVLRKAALVQRAKTQEHTRTERSVLELVRQAPFLVTLHYAFQTDAKLHLILDYVNGGEMFTHLYQRQYFKEAEVRVYGGEIVLALEHLHKLGIIYRDLKLENVLLDSEGHVVLTDFGLSKEFLTEEVSEGQSRPPAPPCGPSLPGSRFTPGSAFLGGAEKERTFSFCGTIEYMAPEIIRSKSGHGKAVDWWSLGILLFELLTGASPFTLEGERNTQAEVSRRILKCSPPFPPRIGPVAQDLLQRLLCKDPKKRLGAGHQGAQEVKNHPFFQGLDWAALAARKIPAPFRPQIRSELDVGNFAEEFTRLEPVYSPPGSPPPGDPRIFQGYSFVAPSILFDHNNAVMTDVLEASIAGDRPGRAALARSAMMQDSPFFQQYELDLREPALGQGSFSVCRRCRQLQNGQEFAVKILSRRLEANTQREVAALRLCQSHPNVVKLHEVHQDQLHTYLVLELLQGGELLEHIRKKRHFSESEASQILRSLVSAVSFMHEEAGVVHRDLKPENILYADDTPGAPVKIIDFGFARLRPQSPAGPMQTPCFTLQYAAPELLAQQGYDESCDLWSLGVILYMMLSGQVPFQGASGQGGQSQAAEIMRKIREGRFSLDGEAWRGVSEEAKELVRGLLTVDPTKRLKLEGLRGSSWLQDGSARSSPPLRTPDVLESSGPAVRSGLNATFLAFNRGKREGFFLKSVENAPLAKRRKQKLRSAATSRRVSPVPAVPGRAPAAKGAPRRANGPLPPS, from the exons ATGggggacgaggacgaggacgagggcTGTGCGGTGGAGCTGCAGATCACCGAAG CCAACCTGACCGGGCACGAGGAGAAGGTGGGCGTGGAGAACTTCCAGCTGCTCAAGGTGCTGGGCACGGGAG CCTACGGGAAGGTGTTCCTGGTGCGGAAGGCGGGCGGGCACGACGCGGGGAAGCTGTATGCCATGAAGGTGCTGCGCAAGGCGGCGCTGGTGCAGCGAGCCAAGACGCAGGAGCACACGCGCACGGAGCGCTCCGTGCTGGAGCTGGTGCGCCAGGCACCCTTCCTGGTCACGCTGCACTACGCCTTCCAGACGGACGCCAAGCTGCACCTCATCCTGG ACTATGTGAACGGCGGCGAAATGTTCACCCACCTGTACCAGCGCCAGTACTTCAAGGAGGCTGAGGTGCGCGTGTATGGGGGCGAGATCGTGCTGGCCCTGGAACACCTGCACAAG CTGGGCATCATCTACCGAGATCTGAAGCTGGAGAACGTGCTCCTGGACTCCGAGGGCCATGTCGTCCTCACGGACTTCGGGCTTAGCAAGGAGTTCCTGACAGAGGAGGTGAGTGAAGGGCAGTCTCGGCCTCCTGCACCCCCGTGCGGGCCGTCCCTTCCCGGCTCCCGCTTCACGCCTGGCTCTGCGTTTCTTGGGGGCGCAGAG AAAGAGCGGACCTTCTCCTTCTGTGGCACCATCGAGTACATGGCCCCCGAGATTATCCGCAGCAAGTCGGGCCACGGCAAG GCTGTGGACTGGTGGAGCCTAGGCATCCTGCTCTTCGAGCTGCTGACGGGGGCCTCGCCCTTCACCCTGGAGGGCGAGAGGAACACGCAGGCAGAGGTGTCTCG ACGGATCCTGAAgtgctcccctcccttccccccccggATCGGGCCAGTGGCACAGGATCTACTGCAGCGGCTGCTTTGCAAGGACCCCAAGAAGCGGCTGGGTGCAGGACACCAGGGGGCGCAGGAAGTTAAGAACCACCCCTTCTTCCAG GGTCTGGATTGGGCTGCTCTGGCTGCCAGGAAGATTCCAGCCCCATTCCGACCCCAGATCCGCTCAGAGCTGGATGTGGGCAACTTTGCAGAGGAATTTACCCGGCTGGAGCCTGTCTACTCACCCCCTGGAAGCCCCCCACCTGGGGATCCTCGCATCTTCCAG GGATACTCCTTCGTGGCACCGTCCATCCTGTTTGACCACAACAACGCGGTGATGACCGATGTGCTGGAAGCGTCTATTGCTGGAGACCGGCCTGGCAGGGCAGCGTTGGCCAGGAGCGCCATGATGCAG GACTCGCCCTTCTTCCAGCAGTACGAACTGGACCTGCGGGAACCCGCGTTGGGCCAGGGTAGCTTCTCCGTGTGTCGCCGCTGCCGCCAGCTACAGAACGGCCAGGAGTTCGCGGTCAAAATCCTCAGCCGCAG gctgGAGGCGAACACGCAGCGCGAAGTGGCCGCCCTGCGGCTGTGCCAGTCGCACCCCAACGTGGTGAAGCTGCACGAAGTGCATCAGGACCAG CTGCACACGTACCTGGTCCTGGAGCTACTGCAGGGTGGGGAGCTGCTGGAGCACATCCGCAAGAAGCGGCACTTCAGCGAGTCCGAGGCGAGCCAGATCCTGCGCAGCCTCGTGTCGGCCGTGAGCTTCATGCACGAGGAGGCGGGGGTGGTGCATCGCGACCTCAAGCCCGAG AACATCCTGTACGCCGATGATACGCCCGGAGCCCCGGTGAAGATCATCGACTTCGGGTTCGCGCGTCTGCGCCCGCAGAGCCCAGCGGGGCCCATGCAGACACCCTGCTTTACGCTGCAGTACGCGGCCCCCGAGCTGCTGGCGCAGCAGGGCTACGACGAGTCCTGCGACCTCTGGAGCCTCGGCGTCATTCTG TACATGATGCTGTCAGGCCAGGTCCCCTTCCAGGGGGCCTCAGGCCAGGGCGGGCAGAGCCAGGCGGCGGAAATAATGCGCAAGATCCGCGAGGGGCGCTTCTCCCTTGACGGGGAGGCCTGGCGAGGCGTGTCCGAGGAAGCCAAGGAGCTGGTCCGAG GGCTCCTGACTGTGGACCCCACCAAGCGGCTGAAGCTCGAGGGACTGCGGGGCAGCTCGTGGCTGCAGGACGGCAGCGCGCGCTCCTCGCCTCCGCTACGGACGCCGGACGTGCTGGAGTCCTCGGGGCCAGCTGTGCGCTCCGGGCTCAACGCCACCTTTCTG GCGTTCAATCGGGGCAAACGCGAGGGTTTCTTCTTGAAGAGCGTGGAAAACGCGCCGCTGGCCAAGCGGCGGAAACAGAAGCTGCGGAGCGCCGCCACATCCCGCCGCGTCTCCCCCGTGCCCGCCGTCCCGGGCCGGGCACCCGCCGCCAAGGGAGCCCCCCGACGAGCCAACGGTCCCCTGCCCCCCTCCTAG
- the RPS6KA4 gene encoding ribosomal protein S6 kinase alpha-4 isoform X3 codes for MGDEDEDEGCAVELQITEANLTGHEEKVGVENFQLLKVLGTGAYGKVFLVRKAGGHDAGKLYAMKVLRKAALVQRAKTQEHTRTERSVLELVRQAPFLVTLHYAFQTDAKLHLILDYVNGGEMFTHLYQRQYFKEAEVRVYGGEIVLALEHLHKLGIIYRDLKLENVLLDSEGHVVLTDFGLSKEFLTEEKERTFSFCGTIEYMAPEIIRSKSGHGKAVDWWSLGILLFELLTGASPFTLEGERNTQAEVSRRILKCSPPFPPRIGPVAQDLLQRLLCKDPKKRLGAGHQGAQEVKNHPFFQGLDWAALAARKIPAPFRPQIRSELDVGNFAEEFTRLEPVYSPPGSPPPGDPRIFQGYSFVAPSILFDHNNAVMTDVLEASIAGDRPGRAALARSAMMQDSPFFQQYELDLREPALGQGSFSVCRRCRQLQNGQEFAVKILSRRLEANTQREVAALRLCQSHPNVVKLHEVHQDQLHTYLVLELLQGGELLEHIRKKRHFSESEASQILRSLVSAVSFMHEEAGVVHRDLKPENILYADDTPGAPVKIIDFGFARLRPQSPAGPMQTPCFTLQYAAPELLAQQGYDESCDLWSLGVILYMMLSGQVPFQGASGQGGQSQAAEIMRKIREGRFSLDGEAWRGVSEEAKELVRGLLTVDPTKRLKLEGLRGSSWLQDGSARSSPPLRTPDVLESSGPAVRSGLNATFLAFNRGKREGFFLKSVENAPLAKRRKQKLRSAATSRRVSPVPAVPGRAPAAKGAPRRANGPLPPS; via the exons ATGggggacgaggacgaggacgagggcTGTGCGGTGGAGCTGCAGATCACCGAAG CCAACCTGACCGGGCACGAGGAGAAGGTGGGCGTGGAGAACTTCCAGCTGCTCAAGGTGCTGGGCACGGGAG CCTACGGGAAGGTGTTCCTGGTGCGGAAGGCGGGCGGGCACGACGCGGGGAAGCTGTATGCCATGAAGGTGCTGCGCAAGGCGGCGCTGGTGCAGCGAGCCAAGACGCAGGAGCACACGCGCACGGAGCGCTCCGTGCTGGAGCTGGTGCGCCAGGCACCCTTCCTGGTCACGCTGCACTACGCCTTCCAGACGGACGCCAAGCTGCACCTCATCCTGG ACTATGTGAACGGCGGCGAAATGTTCACCCACCTGTACCAGCGCCAGTACTTCAAGGAGGCTGAGGTGCGCGTGTATGGGGGCGAGATCGTGCTGGCCCTGGAACACCTGCACAAG CTGGGCATCATCTACCGAGATCTGAAGCTGGAGAACGTGCTCCTGGACTCCGAGGGCCATGTCGTCCTCACGGACTTCGGGCTTAGCAAGGAGTTCCTGACAGAGGAG AAAGAGCGGACCTTCTCCTTCTGTGGCACCATCGAGTACATGGCCCCCGAGATTATCCGCAGCAAGTCGGGCCACGGCAAG GCTGTGGACTGGTGGAGCCTAGGCATCCTGCTCTTCGAGCTGCTGACGGGGGCCTCGCCCTTCACCCTGGAGGGCGAGAGGAACACGCAGGCAGAGGTGTCTCG ACGGATCCTGAAgtgctcccctcccttccccccccggATCGGGCCAGTGGCACAGGATCTACTGCAGCGGCTGCTTTGCAAGGACCCCAAGAAGCGGCTGGGTGCAGGACACCAGGGGGCGCAGGAAGTTAAGAACCACCCCTTCTTCCAG GGTCTGGATTGGGCTGCTCTGGCTGCCAGGAAGATTCCAGCCCCATTCCGACCCCAGATCCGCTCAGAGCTGGATGTGGGCAACTTTGCAGAGGAATTTACCCGGCTGGAGCCTGTCTACTCACCCCCTGGAAGCCCCCCACCTGGGGATCCTCGCATCTTCCAG GGATACTCCTTCGTGGCACCGTCCATCCTGTTTGACCACAACAACGCGGTGATGACCGATGTGCTGGAAGCGTCTATTGCTGGAGACCGGCCTGGCAGGGCAGCGTTGGCCAGGAGCGCCATGATGCAG GACTCGCCCTTCTTCCAGCAGTACGAACTGGACCTGCGGGAACCCGCGTTGGGCCAGGGTAGCTTCTCCGTGTGTCGCCGCTGCCGCCAGCTACAGAACGGCCAGGAGTTCGCGGTCAAAATCCTCAGCCGCAG gctgGAGGCGAACACGCAGCGCGAAGTGGCCGCCCTGCGGCTGTGCCAGTCGCACCCCAACGTGGTGAAGCTGCACGAAGTGCATCAGGACCAG CTGCACACGTACCTGGTCCTGGAGCTACTGCAGGGTGGGGAGCTGCTGGAGCACATCCGCAAGAAGCGGCACTTCAGCGAGTCCGAGGCGAGCCAGATCCTGCGCAGCCTCGTGTCGGCCGTGAGCTTCATGCACGAGGAGGCGGGGGTGGTGCATCGCGACCTCAAGCCCGAG AACATCCTGTACGCCGATGATACGCCCGGAGCCCCGGTGAAGATCATCGACTTCGGGTTCGCGCGTCTGCGCCCGCAGAGCCCAGCGGGGCCCATGCAGACACCCTGCTTTACGCTGCAGTACGCGGCCCCCGAGCTGCTGGCGCAGCAGGGCTACGACGAGTCCTGCGACCTCTGGAGCCTCGGCGTCATTCTG TACATGATGCTGTCAGGCCAGGTCCCCTTCCAGGGGGCCTCAGGCCAGGGCGGGCAGAGCCAGGCGGCGGAAATAATGCGCAAGATCCGCGAGGGGCGCTTCTCCCTTGACGGGGAGGCCTGGCGAGGCGTGTCCGAGGAAGCCAAGGAGCTGGTCCGAG GGCTCCTGACTGTGGACCCCACCAAGCGGCTGAAGCTCGAGGGACTGCGGGGCAGCTCGTGGCTGCAGGACGGCAGCGCGCGCTCCTCGCCTCCGCTACGGACGCCGGACGTGCTGGAGTCCTCGGGGCCAGCTGTGCGCTCCGGGCTCAACGCCACCTTTCTG GCGTTCAATCGGGGCAAACGCGAGGGTTTCTTCTTGAAGAGCGTGGAAAACGCGCCGCTGGCCAAGCGGCGGAAACAGAAGCTGCGGAGCGCCGCCACATCCCGCCGCGTCTCCCCCGTGCCCGCCGTCCCGGGCCGGGCACCCGCCGCCAAGGGAGCCCCCCGACGAGCCAACGGTCCCCTGCCCCCCTCCTAG